Genomic segment of Chionomys nivalis chromosome 17, mChiNiv1.1, whole genome shotgun sequence:
CTACACAGGAGTCTGTGGCACGGCTTACTTGGGGGACCACgtcatttattttctgtgctcTGGTCAttctgggaagctgtggctgtAATGGCCTCGTGCAAACCCTACTTCCTGCTGTTAAGCTGAGTGGTCTGAGCATCCCTTATCTCAGGCTTCTAGACTAGCATGGGGAGGGACCACTGAGCACATCAGCAAGATGTGAGCTGAGCAGTAGCTGCCTGGGACACACTCAGTACCTAACCGTTTCCTTCTGGAAGAGTCAGGGGTTAAGGCTATTCCCTAGGTCCATTTCTGCCTTCTCTGAGGATGACCTTTTGGCAGCAGAGCTATTTGCATACCTCTTGTGATGGGGAACTTCCTCTCAACCCTGGTGGCCTACTTTTGTTTATATCAGGGATTAGTGGATGAACATGCTTGCCATGCCAAACCCAGCGGCTGCCTGTGTTTGTAAATAAAGCATTACTGGAATGTGATCCTGATAGCAATTAATTTGCTGTCTCTGTAGTTCTTCTGAGACCATAGCAGAGTTGAGTTGTGACAGAGGCCATGTGGCCTGTGCAACCTGACTGGCTGTAGACAATATTTGCTGTCCCCTGCCTTAGAAGGCTAGTAGCGGTGACGTATGTCCTTGCCTAGACATTCTCATGGCTCCTTCTTCTCAATGGCTTCTGGCAGTCACACCTCTCCCGGTCCTCCCTTGTAGTCCCAGTGTCTGACCGCTGTGGATATTCTCAATGTAAACGTGGTGTGCCGGGAAAGTCACGACTGGCGCAGGGTGAAGACATGCAGCTTCCGTCCCTTTGACAACCGTGAGTACAGAGTCTGGGTTTGTGGGTCCCATCTCTCCTGGTAGTCATCAGCCTCTGAGCCCTCCTCAAACCTGCCCTCTCGCCTACCTGGAGAACTCCCATCCCAACCCTCTCCTCTTCACCATACCCCACCCCCGCCTGGAAGATCCCCATTCACCCTTCAGCTCCCACCTAGTTGTGAGTCTGTCTCCCTTGCTGGTCCAGGAACTCCCTGAGGGCAGACTCTCTGCTGACCCTGCAGCTCCTCTCTGAGCACCCAACTCCAGGCCCGAGCAGGCAGCGCTTGCTTGCAGAAGGCTTGTTGAATGACTGAGTGACCTTGGAGGCCGCCTCTAGAGAAAAGAAGGGGTACAGGGGAGATCCATGCAAAATCCAAATTGCAGCCTTATCTTGACTCAGTCCAGCTGGCAGAGGTCATTGAACATGTTGGGCCTTAGTTTTGTTCTCTGTAAATTGGGAGAATTGAGGTCCTCATGATAGGAAGGAATGTGAACTAGGATGCATAAACTGCTCAGCACCTTGGCGTGGGAAAAAGACTTGCATTTTGTGGGTAAACAGAATCTCAGAGTTACAGATTTAGAACAGTTTTGTTCAggaaaaatgaagtaaatatCACACTTAAAATCCACACAAGCTGGGTGTGTGGCTAGAACACTTGCCAAACTTGTGCCAAAACACTCTCACTAATATTAATAGacaaatatattgaataaatgcatacatatagtGTAATTGAGAAATAAATCAGGCATGTTTATGATTTATATTTGCATTTAATAAGTATACCTGTGGAATACacagatataaatttatattaaatgctATGCAATtaagttatatatttataattacttACATTTATGTTTTATACTATATAAATGTATTCATATGAACACAAATACACCAATAATATAGATACTTGGATAAAATAAAGTACATGATCTGATTCCTGTACAGATCTCAGATTAGTATTCAAGCAGGGCAAGGCTGCTCGCCAATCACTCAACAGCTGGTTAGTCATCCTGGAAAGTGCCTCAGGAACCAAAGGCTCATCAGACATCCCAGACCCTGACTCAGGCAACCCAGGAGCGGGTGGGCACAAAAGGAGGAAGATCCCAAATAGACTCATTCTGTCAGGTGTAGGTGGACTAACAAGAGGAGGGTTGCAAAACTGAGGAGAAGCAGGTGCAGAGAAAAAGCaggtgcagaggaggaggagaagcaggtgCAGAGGAAGACCAGGggcagaagaagaggagaagcagGTGTAGAAGAAGAGCAGGTGCAGGGAAGAGAAGGTGCAGAGATGGATGAGAAGCAGGTGCAGAGGAAGAGCAGGTGTAGAGGAAGAGCAGGTGCAGAGGAAGAGCAGGTGCAGAGGAAGAGCAGGTGTAGGGAAGAGCAGGTGCAGAGGTGGATGAGAAGCAGGTGTAGGGAAGAGCAGGTGCAGAGGAGGTGGAGCAGGTGCAGAGAAGGAGCAGGTGCAGAGGAGGGACAGCAGGTGCAGAGGAGGGACAGCAGGTGCAGAGGAAGAGTCAGGGCAGTTGCTGAGGAAGAGTCGGTGCTGGGGATGTTGTGTGGTGCAAACTGGGCTAATGTTCTTGGCATCTTACTGATTGGTCCATGATAtctgttccctcctctctgtctgcAGTTCTCCTGCGGGCCCCTCATTCACTCCAAGTCCTGCACATTGAAACCCAGAGATGCAACATAAGCTGGGAGGTCTCCCAGGTCTCTCACTACCTTTATAGTGATTTAGAATTTGAGGCCCGCAAACGTTCCCTGGACCACAGCTGGAAGGTGAGGACATAGCCATTCCCCTGCCTCTGGTGCATGCCCTTGTCCATTTCTACATGCTGTAGTGTGGCTCTTTCACCCTGCTCCTCCCATACTCTTAGAGCCTGAGGATGCATCTGGGTCCACATCTGTGTAGACCCCAGGGCAAGGCAACCTGTGAGGCTCGGCAGCTGTTTTCCACATCCCAAATCCAGCACATTCCCTGGTGTTAGGGAGCCAAAGGACAGTGGACTGAGACTCATCACCTGCACACTCATTCCCATACTTACCTGGGGATCCTGGGATTCAGGGTCAAAGCAGCTGGGGGAACAGGGAGCTTTTGGGAGGGCCAAGGAGAGGTTGCTTGCTTAGCCTCTTGACCTGGTTGTGGGAGATGAGACCAGTGGAGACCTTGCTGAGTGGGTACCCATCTCTGCTTAGGATGCACCCCTTCTAAGCCTCAAGCAGCGACAACAGTGGATCTGCTTGGAGACACTTACCCCTGGCACCTCATATGAGCTCCAGGTGCGGGTCAGGGCCAATCGAGATGTCCAGGGGACCTGGAGCCCCTGGAGCCAGCCCCTGGCTTTCCGGACAAGGCCAGCAGGTACAGTGGGGAGTGTGGAGGGAGCTGGGCAGGGGTCAGGGTGCCCTGGGAGCTGTAGAGGTGGGGGCTGCACCTCCCATAGACTCACCAGAGACTGGGCTACACGCTAGTGGGGGACCCATGAGGGCCCATCCTTCAACATGTCACTTGCTGCGTTCAAGAGATACAGAAGCTCTAGGTGTGCTTCTCAGTGGTAGCCTTAGTGGCTGAGGTGAGAGTCAGGCAGTACATCCATGGGCTCTGCTGGGAATGCCACTAGGCCATGGCTTTTAAGTGCAGTCTGCCTTTCTGGACAGGTGGACTTAAGCAGGACTGAGGACCAAGTCCCCAGTAAAAGCAAACCTGGCTAGATACTGTCAGGGTGCAAAATTGGGGGGAGGGGCGTGGATCTGGGATTCAGGTAACCTCCTGAGGGGCCACCTCTCACCTCCCACTTCTTACACCCTGGACAGATCCCTGGAATCTACCCCTAATGTGGCCCAGACAACTTCTCCTGGGTCTTGGTTGTCTTTTTGGCTTCATGGTCTGTGTCTACGTTTTGTTCAAGTGCCAGTACCTGGGCCCATGGTAAGGAAGTTCCTTGGCCAGTATTCCCTTCCCAGCTCGTCTCTGGGTCTCTGTACCGCACATCTTTCCAGGATGGGTTGGGCTGAATCCTGCTTCCTCACACCTGGCCTCTCTGTCCACTCCCCAATAGCTAACTTGTCCCTGCGCCCCATCCCCAAAGGTGGAAGCTGGTAGGTGAAGGGGAGGTAGAACAGCAGGGAGAACCCCTTGGCCCTCCCTAAAGTCACAGGGGCCTCTGAGCATCTTTCCCATTGCTCTTGGTCCCCTGCTATGCATTCCATCCCTGCCACACTCTTGCCTAACTGTCCTTAGAGATTCCCCCGCCTAACCAATAATCTATCTGGATTGCCGAGGGCCTCCACTATAAACTGCCAATCAAAAAGTGGCTCCCCTTGCTCCAGTTAGATACGCTCGTGTTCTGGGCATTTTAGCGAGTAGAATATGAGGGAGAGTTCAGCTTCCAATCACTGTCTCCCTAAGGCCAGCTGCTGTTATACAATGTGTGGTGGGCACCACCATCCGTGGGAGTGCTCACTAGGCCTCACTCCTGCCCCCCTCTCCAGCCTGTGTGATCTCTCCCACTCAAGGGCCATCTTTGGCTAGTACTCAGTTCCGGGTCCACAGAGTGAGCCACCCTGTTACACATTTGGTTCAGGTCTGTCTTGCCAGTGTGCCAGCTCCTAGGGAGTAGAGAGGCCTTCTTTGCTGCCCACGCTTGTGTCCCCAGTACCCTGTGCAGTGTTCTCTGTCAACACTGTTGAATAAATGACTGGATGCGGGAGGGGCCCGTCCCCTACTctcagggctggggagctggaggTAGGACACCATGCCACCCCCTCCTTGTCCTCACCTTTCCCTGGCCTTGCCCTtcacccctccttctctttcctggccAGGCTGAAGACTGTTCTCAAGTGCCACGTCCCAGACCCCTCTGAGTTCTTCTCCCAGCTGAGCTCCCAGCATGGAGGAGACCTTCAGGTAGGAGCctggggggcaggggtggggggtgttgATAGGCAGCCTAAGGATAGGCTGCAGGGCAGAGATGTGATCAGGTGACAATGGCTTTGCTGTCAGCGGGAGGACACAGGGTGCTGAAGTGAGCAGTCTCTTTCATGGGCACAGCTCTGTCTCTGCTCTGGCATGGAAGCCTTCTAAGCCACGCAGCCTTGACTAGAACTCTGGCTCTGCCATGCCAGGCTGTGTACGGTTGGGCAAGTTATAGATcctcccagtgtctcagtttcTTCACTTGTACAATTGGGGAAAAAATTAGGCTTAATGAGTGTACAGCCCAGTGGATGTTGCCAggcacagtgtgggtgctggagagctgCAGGGGCTCCCCTTGGCTTCTGTCCCTGTGGGCAGAGCGATCCCTGGCAGGTCCAGTGACATCACAGTGACACAAGTCCTTGGGTCACCTGGAATCACAAAACCTAGGTTTGTTTTCAAAGTGTGGCCCATACAGTAGCAACCTCACTCCAGGTCTATATACTTCAGGCTAGAAGCTTTGAGAAGCAACGGGTGGATACGGGGTGAGGGAAATCTACGGTTCCCCCCTCCAGCTTGACTGGTGTTCCCATGATTGAGAAGCTTGTGGGGGGCAAAGGGGCCTgaggagaatgggagagaggtCTAGGCTGGGTTCTAGTCCTGCTGGCCTGACCTTGTGTGCCTCATCAGGGCTGAGCAGGGTCCTTCTAGAATCTCTGAGAGACTCCCAGAACTGAGGATGTCTTTTTATAAtactcttggtgtgtgtgtgtgtgcgtggtgtgtgtgtgcacgcacacatgcgtgagtacaggtatgtgtgtgcatgtgtgaggacgtgcacgcacatgcatatcTAGTACTATGGCTGTGTTCATCTAGCATGTGGCCTAGGCTGATAAGTCCAGAAAGTCCATCAAGATAGCAAGGCTCCGGGATGCTTCTAGgtcaggggtggggtggaggctgGATGCCTCTGGAGGACggaaagcaggaggaagggaaggagaaagaagagttgAGTTCAGTGGTGGAGTAGGAGGAAGAGCAAcccactcactctcctccctttctctggcAGAAATGGCTCTCCTCGCCCTTCCCCTCATCCTCCTTCAGCCCCAGTGGCCCTGCACCTGAGATCTCTCCATTGGAGGTGCTGGACGGAGACAGCAAAGCCATGCAGCTGTTCCTGCTACAGCAGGACACAGCCTCCTCACCCTCGCCCAGCGGCCACTCGCAGGCCAGCTGCTTCACCAACCAAGGCTACTTCTTCTTCCATCTGCCCAATGCCTTGGAGATTGAATCCTGCCAGGTGTACTTCACCTATGACCCCTGCGTGGAAGAGGACATGGAGGACGATGGGCCAGGGCTGCCCCAGGGATCTCCCCTCCCATCTGTGCTTCCTCTGGCTGGGGACGAGGACGACTACTGTGACTTCCCACCCAGGGATGATTTGTTGCTCTTCTCCCCCAGCCGGAGCTCCCCCAACACTGCCTTTGGGGGAGCAGCAGCTCTTGAAGAAAAGCCTCCCCTCTCCGTGCAGGAGGGATGTACCCCGCTACCATCCCCTGACCTGATGGGTTTGCAGTGCCCTCTGGAGCTGGTACAGGGAGGTGACGGGGAGGGGCTGCCTGCTCATAGTTCAGGGGAGCAAGCCGGTGTCCCCGAAGGTAGCCCTTGTGGGCAAGGTCAGGACAGGGCCCTGGCCTCTGTCTTGCCTCTGAACACTGATGCCTATCTGTCTCTTCAAGAACTACAGGCCCAAGATCCAGCCTACCTGGTATAGCCAGTTGACCAGGATTTGGGATCCAGCTGCCTAGGTCAGGTCAGGCTTAGGGGGGACCAGTTAAGAACTGTTCCTGGTCATCCACACCCCAACACTTAGTCATCCATGTTTGAGCTCTACTTGCTGCTCTATGGTCCAGCCAGGCAGGATCTGAGGTGGGGAGGGCTGGTTAGCTCCACCTCCCTGTGTAGTCATGAGGTCACTAGTTTCCTGGACCTGCCTTACTCCTTCCTGCTTACAGGGCAGCCAGGACCTGCTTCCCCCAATACAAATGTGCCCATGTTCTTCTCCTATCCTTGAGCTTTCTGTGACTTTGTCCCTTTCAGCGCTGCTGTGGGACAGCTATCCTCAGGATATAGTGTGGTTGTCACTGTCTTAGTCATAGCAGCTGTGTCCACCCAAACTAAGAGCTCCTGTTGACTGTTGACATTCCCTCATAGAAGGAGGGGGTGGGAAGGGCCATCAGACTGTCACCGGAGATCACAGCCACTCTCCTGCACCCCATCCCCAGCTATGGGTAATTCTGCCCCTGGTGCCTGTGTTTTTTGGAAGATGCTGGCATTTGCAAGGGGGAAGGTTTGATGTAACTATGGGGACATCATCACCTATTCTGGGTCTAGATTTTCTGTGATACAGCTGTTTTGGAATCACCTATCCTCCTGTACGTAAGCCTAGAAGACTAAGTGGTtcaccaagctggccttgagtgGATTTGTGCCTTCGACACCATCTATGGGAAAAGTACATATTTGTTCACGTATCTCCCTCCCTGCAAAAAGCTTACACAACATGCATTGTATGTCAGCATGGTCCTTTGTGGAAACCTCACAAGAATCCCGTGGGGTCTCCTGGAGTCCCCCTTTGACTCACACCTATTCAAGTATTATTTGTTGTGCCTCACTTAGGTGACAAACATCCTTCATCTTCACCTGTAAGGCCGTGCTTCTAAGGGCGGTGCTTCTTCTTAAGGAATTCAAATTTCCCCAGTTTGTACTAGAAGGAGATGATGCGGACAGCTCCTGACCCATCTTCCTTTCTTCGGAGCTATTGCCTGACTTCCCAGTGATAAGCTCAGCATGGACACAGTTACCACACAGCAGTGGCTTCTGGATCTTTCCATGCCCACCTCACCAGTTTGCAAGGGAGCCTACTGGACTGCGAGCCCCAGGTTCCAGCGGTCCAGGCAAGGATGTCACACCTGGATGTACCATCTCACCCTCAAAGGAGGACATTGTTCTCTACAGGGAGCTCCTCCAGCACAGAGCCTCAGTGTCTGTCACTGTCCCAGGGTTGATGGCACCATGGTGATCAGATCCCACCTGCTGAGGGAAGCGGAAACACAGACCTAGCTAGTGGATGCCCTACCCACAGTGCCTGCCTCATGGTTCCTGCTCACTATGCATTGGCTGACTGGCCAGATCACAGGTTGATGGGCAGCCTGGGCACAGAAGGTCTGTCACAGAGGTTGGGCCTGATCTAACCAATCAGATTATCTCTCAATTGGATGTTCTGGCCCCTCATACAAGGCCCCTAAGCTTAGCAAGAAGAGATGAGCCAATGCAGAAGGTGTTCAGTTCTCATGCAAGAGTTTTCCTGCCTGCCAGGGGTCAGACgtcctgctgcttctgtgtgaGACTCCACACATCCCCTCCTGCCACAGGATGCTGTGTatggccatcctcctgtctcaacgaTAAATCAGACCCGCGCTTGCACCCACACCATTGACTGCGTATCCCAAGCAAACGTCAACCTTTGGAATTCTCTTGCTTTAGCTCCCACACAGAAATAGAACTTATTTCCACTGTCTGAAAAGGTCTAGGGAGGGAGGATTTGGTTCTTCCT
This window contains:
- the Il2rb gene encoding interleukin-2 receptor subunit beta, translating into MAATALSWCLSLYVLLLPLPAPWVSAAVNDCPHLKCFYDSRANVSCTWSPEETFQVTNCQIQAKSDKRSWNTTCNLFPVRQASWACNLILGRPDSQCLTAVDILNVNVVCRESHDWRRVKTCSFRPFDNLLLRAPHSLQVLHIETQRCNISWEVSQVSHYLYSDLEFEARKRSLDHSWKDAPLLSLKQRQQWICLETLTPGTSYELQVRVRANRDVQGTWSPWSQPLAFRTRPADPWNLPLMWPRQLLLGLGCLFGFMVCVYVLFKCQYLGPWLKTVLKCHVPDPSEFFSQLSSQHGGDLQKWLSSPFPSSSFSPSGPAPEISPLEVLDGDSKAMQLFLLQQDTASSPSPSGHSQASCFTNQGYFFFHLPNALEIESCQVYFTYDPCVEEDMEDDGPGLPQGSPLPSVLPLAGDEDDYCDFPPRDDLLLFSPSRSSPNTAFGGAAALEEKPPLSVQEGCTPLPSPDLMGLQCPLELVQGGDGEGLPAHSSGEQAGVPEGSPCGQGQDRALASVLPLNTDAYLSLQELQAQDPAYLV